ATGGCAAGCGGGGCACGCTTGCCATTGTGTTACAAACTGTGATCGGGCTCGATCCGGCGCACGTCCACGCTGGCGATGCGGCGCTCGTCGGCCTCGAGGATTTCATAGCGCAGATCGTCGAGTTCCAGCACTTCGCCCACGGCCGGCATGTTTTCGAAATGCGCCAGCAGGAAGCCGGCCAGCGAGTTGTACTCGCCGTCTTCGCTGACCAGGGTTTCCGTCTCGAATACTTGCTCCAGGTAATGCAGGTCCGTCGCGCCGTCGATGCGCCAGTGGCCGGGACCGAGCACTTCCACGTCCGGCTGCTCGTCCTCGTCGGGGAATTCGCCGGCGATGGCTTCCAGGATATCGATCGGCGTGAGCACGCCTTGCACGGTGCCGAACTCGTCTACCACCAGCACCAGCTGGCCGCGCGAGCGCTTCAAGGTCTCCATGGCTTTCAGCACGCCGGCCGCTTCCGGCACGACGACGGCTTCGCGCATGCTGGCCGGGTCGATCTTGCCGCGCGAGACGAGGTCCTCGATCAGATCCTTGCTGCGCGCGATGCCGACCACATTGTCGAGGTCATCATTGCAGACAGGAATCATGCTGTGCGGCGTGTCGCGCAGCAATTGCAGCATCTTCTCGCTGCTGTCGTTCAGGTTGACCCAGGAGACGTCGCCGCGCGGCGTCATCACGGAACGGATCGAGCGTTCGGCCAGGGTCAGCACGCCGCTGACCATGTTGCGCTCTTCCACGCCGAAGGCGGAGACGTCGGGCAATTCCTTGACTTCGTGCTCTTCCACGGCTTCGCGGCCTTTGCGCCCGCCCAGCAGGCTCAGCACGGCTTGTGCCGTGCGGTCGCGCAGCGGGGCATTCGACTGCAGCTTGAGGAAGTTGCGGCGCGCCAGCTGGTTGAAGAACTCGATGACGATCGAGAAACCGATGGCGGCGTACAGATAGCCTTTCGGAATGTGGAAGCCCAGGCCTTCGGCCACCAGGGACAGGCCGATCATCAGCAAAAAGCTCAGGCACAGCACGACGACGGTGGGATGGGCGTTGACGAAGCGCGTTAGCACCTTCGAGGCCAGCATCATGACGACGATGGAAATGACGACGGCCGCCATCATCACGTACAGGTTTTCCACCATGCCGACGGCCGTGATGACGGCGTCGAGCGAAAAGACGGCGTCGAGCACGACGATCTGCGCCACCACGAGGCCGAAGCCGGCGTAGACTTTCGGTCCCGTCTGCGCATGCGTGACGCCTTCGAGGCGCTCGTGCAGCTCGCTGGTGGCCTTGAACAGCAGGAACAGGCCGCCGATGAGCAGGATCAGGTCGCGCCCCGAAAACGAGAAGGCCCATATGGAAAACAAGGGCGTCGTCAGGGTGACGAGCCAGGAAATCAGCGAGAGCAGGCCCAGCCGCATGACGAGGGCCAGGGTCAGGCCCAGCACCCTGGCCTTGTCGCGCTGGTGCGGCGGCAGTTTTTCGGCCAGGATGGCGATGAAAATCAGGTTGTCGATACCCAGTACGATTTCCAGTACGACCAGCGTCAGCAGGCCGACCCAGATTGTCGGGTCAAATAACCATTCCATGTGTGTAACCTTGTAAAGTCAGTAAGTATCAAGCTTGCCTGGCGGCCAGTGCCCCAGGGAATCGTGTTGCGAGTACGTGATGTAGCGGCGGACGCGCGGCGGCCGGGTAGCCTGCCGCGCGTCCGCTTCGGCAAGTGCCCCCGGTCCCGCTTGCCAAATGATGGCGCAAAACGGCGCCGCCTGGCGCGAGGTCGGGTAGAGCGTGATGGGGTCGTTGTCGCATTCGTCGGCGTCGCAGCTGTCGCCGGGCAAGCCCGCATGGGCGCCGGGGTCAAGGCAATCGGCGACGAAGGCAGGCGTGGCAGTAGTGCCGGCCGCGACTGCATGCTGGAATGGGGAAGGGCTGGCGTCAGCCATGCTGGCGAACGCCTGGGGTAAGGCAATGAAGACAAAAAGGCAGAGCAGGACGAGAGCTCGTCTCATATACAGGCAGATAGTTCCGGAACCGTGGAGTATAACACGCGCACATAACAGCCCGATGACAGGCACTTGCGTAACTGACAAGCATGACGTAAATTGCGAGAGCAATGATTTCCCTGGGCAGCGAAGACGCAGCGCGGGTCCATGGCAATTCTTGCATTCGTATTCCATTGCGCCCGCTTTTGCGCTTGTCTAATAACGTAGTGCTACCAGGACTCCGATTTGAAACCAATTACCGCCCTCCTGCTTGCCGCCGGCATCCTCTCGCCGTCGTTCATCCTGGCCGCCACCCCGGTCGAAGCCGCGCCGATTCAGAAAACCGGCAAGGCCGCATCGAACCGTGCCGCCGCCGTCAAAGTCACGTCCGTCGAAGGCATCACCGAATACCGCCTGGCCAATGGCTTGCGCGTGCTGCTGTTTCCCGATGCCAGCAAGCCGACCCTGACCACCAACATCGTCTACCTGGTCGGCTCGCGCCATGAAAACTATGGCGAAACGGGCATGGCCCACTTGCTCGAGCACTTGCTGTTCAAGCCCAGCGCCAACTTCGGCGTCAGGAAGGGCACGAAAACTCCCGTCGAGATCCTGAACTCGACAGGAGCCGATTTCAACGGCACCACCTGGTACGACCGCACCAATTACTACGCCACCTTCCCCGCCAACGACGACAACCTGCG
This window of the Janthinobacterium agaricidamnosum genome carries:
- a CDS encoding TerC family protein is translated as MEWLFDPTIWVGLLTLVVLEIVLGIDNLIFIAILAEKLPPHQRDKARVLGLTLALVMRLGLLSLISWLVTLTTPLFSIWAFSFSGRDLILLIGGLFLLFKATSELHERLEGVTHAQTGPKVYAGFGLVVAQIVVLDAVFSLDAVITAVGMVENLYVMMAAVVISIVVMMLASKVLTRFVNAHPTVVVLCLSFLLMIGLSLVAEGLGFHIPKGYLYAAIGFSIVIEFFNQLARRNFLKLQSNAPLRDRTAQAVLSLLGGRKGREAVEEHEVKELPDVSAFGVEERNMVSGVLTLAERSIRSVMTPRGDVSWVNLNDSSEKMLQLLRDTPHSMIPVCNDDLDNVVGIARSKDLIEDLVSRGKIDPASMREAVVVPEAAGVLKAMETLKRSRGQLVLVVDEFGTVQGVLTPIDILEAIAGEFPDEDEQPDVEVLGPGHWRIDGATDLHYLEQVFETETLVSEDGEYNSLAGFLLAHFENMPAVGEVLELDDLRYEILEADERRIASVDVRRIEPDHSL